The DNA region ataatataataataaatttttaagtgttattttataatttagtaTTTTGGTGTAGAATACGATAATTAtagtaaattttaatataaaatgtattgtattaataattttttgacAGATACAATAAatgataattataattttttttgaactttatattaattttaaaaattatttttaatacacctttgaatattaatatattttaaatgtgatatataaattatttataaactttATATGTTGAGGGTAAAAAAGTAATTATTCATCACACtacttttctttcctttcactTTTTCTTTCACATTCTCTCATACCAAACAATCTAAAAAATCATCTCACTTTccattctctttctttcctcACTCTTTCTTTCCTTCCACTTTTCTTTCCCCTCATTTTCTTTCCCAACCAAACACAACAATTGTGTTAGTCTTTACTTTAATTATTGTACTGTTGAACACTCTTCAATTTAATAGTCAAACCATATTTTTGGCTTTGGTCCATTGTAACTTCGGTGAATGTTATGGTGGGTTAGTGACCTAGGTGGTGTTGGCGCACGAGCTATTTAGGACCacaaaaaattagcaaaaaaaaatctaaatatataTTCATGGGCATTAAAAAATGAGTGGTTGTAAATAAATTAGGGTAAGTTACTATTTTATCCCTCCTCCCATTTTACCATTATATCCTTcagtatattttattttttcgcATCATTACCATTATACCCTTCCACTGCATCTCTCCCTCTCTCGCCGGCGCCGACCACTCCGCCGTGGGTTCTGCTTCTTCTCTCGCTTAACTCGCTCGCTTCCTCTCTGGCGGATGCTCCCCCTTTCACCTCCCTCGTTCACACCCGCTCTTAACTCGCAAGGGCGGTGAATGGTTTCTCAGGGGGAAAATGATCAAGTAGAGCTTGAGATTAAGGTATTGAATTCTTTCTCTTGTAAATTTATGTATATTAAACTTAGCATTGAATGAATCGGTGGGGGTTATCGGTGGATCACTGGATTGAGCAGGatttggagaacaagaacgaGGATTTTGGGTACTAGTGCTCTTCAAATCAGATTTTCTTCTCAACTTTTTTAGAGTCTAAGATTCTGTTTGTTGATTATTTGTGATGCTATAACTCCAGTTGTTGCATTTCTGTTTGAGCAGCATGAATGCACCTGTCATGGTCGAGTTGGCAGGGGAATCTCACCCAATAAAACCTTTTGTTCCCATTACAATCTCATGCTTTTGTTCTTCTACATTACAACTTACCTCTTTCTCAATTTTACTGATTTGTTGGTGTCTGTTAGTAATGGTCCTGGTTTGTAGCAAccaaaatatgtttttgttgaGGTGTTAGTCATGAGTTGCAGGTTTTTAGGAGTTTAGTTAGTTTGAATTGATTTGAATTCTATTTAAGTGGTATAATGGTTTAACTTCTGTAATATCATTTGGAGATTTACATAGGGTAATTGATATGATAGCTAAAAAAAGCAAGCCTAGTTCATATATGCTTTAAGCTTGTTTGATGAACTTATTgaaaaatcaaattcagaagAGTTCATAGGTGGCCATATCTTATTTagaaaggatttagaaattatATTGAGAAGCTGTTTTAATAAGATTAACCGAACACTTGCTCAGGTGTGTAACTTATGAtataagttctctttcaaaccgatcctataaggtttcttttttttttaacttaatacATGATGTGCTATGTGAAAGAGTTTGTCTTATGATATAAGCTCTCTTTCAAACAGATCCTATTTGCATGCGTAGAAATTGATGGAATATCAGGTGTATGGCTTTGACTTGGTTTGGTAGTATACTTCTTTTTAATCCTATTCTATGATGTTGAATTCTGATTATAATTGTCGATGTTGCtgcaattttttgttttcagaacAAACAAGGTGGGTTATGGGTCAAACTCCCATGATTTCTGATTGGAAATTGGATATCGGTTATCTGGTCATATTTATCTTGATGCTTAATTGAATAAGGTTCTTGATAAGTAGATGATAACACTGGTTAATCTGATGAATATTATTGAACTGAAACTGAGGTTACAACCTGGAAATCAATTTGAGAATTGAACCAGGGAATTGGGGAATTACAGGGAAATTGGGAAAAGGGGAAGAATAATGGAAACTAGGGTGAATCTGCTTGGACTTTCATCTGGTTCTGAGCTTTGGCCAGATTCCCTTTTAACTCTTCCAGACATCTGATTAACTTCCTCCACCCTTGAAGTTGCGGTGTATAGTGATGAATTGTTGAATTGATGAAGTGTTTTATCCAAATTTTACTAGTAAAGGATAATTAAAACAATTATTTATTAGGGCTGATTTTTATTTGGCAATTCTATCCTACCGTGAGGTTAATTCAGTGTATGATTTGGTTACCCAAACAGAAGTAATGAGATTAGTAGCGAATTAAAGGGAAATGCATGTAAAAGCAAgcttaattcttttttttattgcaCTATTATTCCTTTTAATAGGCTACTAATAAACACTCTGTGGAGAttgacaataataataataatttattcttacttCTTTTCATTCCTTTATGTCGTATACGTGGATGGCGAATCAAATGTATTCTCTGTGAAATGATTAACTGTGCATTAAATCAAAAAGTGAAGAAAACGTAACAATCTTAATTACAAACTTGATGAATTGTTTTATCCAAATTTTTCTAGTAAAGGATAATTAATACAATTATTTATTAGGGCTTATTTTTATGTGGCAATTCTATGTGCCCGTGAGGTTAATTCCATTCATGATGTGGTTACCCAAACAGAAGTAGTGAGTTAAAGGGAAATGCATGTACCTGaacaagcatttttttttttggtcaattacCTGAACAAGCATTAACTACCAGCCTTGTGGACATCTGGGATTCTGGGCCATGGAAATGATGCAAGGGCATCTGGGCCAAGGCCCAAAAGGATTTCATTAGGGCCTAGTATTCAGCTTTATTTTACTGAGTTATCTACCTAAAGAAATATTAATATGCTGGTTATTTGTATTCCCTATTTGTAGCTTTGGGCCATTGGGCCTTAGAATGAAGAGTCCATAGACTCATAGGAAAACaatttttgaccaaaaaaaaaggaaaacaattaaTGGAACTTATCAGAAAACTGGGCATTGCTCAAATTTGTCTTTCTTTCTTAATTTTTCCTTCTTGAACGTCTGCTAGGGTTTTGGTAGGGAAACAGCGAATGGGTGGGACTTCACTTTGACTTGAACTCTGCGTCTTCCTCCTCCGTCGCATTAGGGTTTTGCAGAGTTCCAGTGGGTTCACTTTCATAGCTTTGACCAGTGAAACATGGCATTTCCATTTGATTCATTCTGCTAATTCCTAAATTCGAAAATCACTGATCATTTCTGTCTGATACAGTTTTGTTCCTCGCTTCATCTGCACTTGATTTACCCTCTCAATGGATTGTGATGAAGACCCTCCTCAAAACCCAGCTAAAAGGTCAAATTCTTACTCTCCATTATGtttttaattacatttttttgttCATTTTGATCACCATGCATGATCAATTGAGTGAAATCTAGCTCTTAACTAAACAATGGGGTTTGTACCCAATTTATATTCATGAGCATTTGTGTGGGGGTGATGAGTATCCTCTACTATAATTGTCAAAACATGCTTTAGTGTTTGGTCTCATCTCTGCATGTTGTGAATTTCatctaaaaaaattcaattaaaatgaATGGTAGAATCTGTTGTGGAATCTTCAAATGCATTAAACTCATCTGTTGTGTATAATTGTTTATTTGTATAAGCTTGTTGAGAGAATTGCTGATTTCTTCATTCCTACAGGCACAAATGCTCAGCATGCTATAAGCAGTATAAGAAGAAAGAATCTCTGATCGAGCACATGAAGGCCTCATATCACTCTGTCCATCAGCCCAGATGTGGTGTCTGTCAAAAGTATTGCAAATCTTTCAAATCCCTAAGGGAACATCTTTTCGGTTAGTTATAAGTGCTTATTCAATCAACATTATTGCCTGCATGTTACGACTTTCGATTCACTATATAACTTTTTTGTGCCCTTTTGGTTTCCTGTGTTATAGGTCCTTTGCCAAAAGGTGTTTGTTCCAAGATTTTCTCTAAATAGGGTTGTCTGCTTTGCTTGACACTATTTGACAGCCCCAGGTCTCTCGGTGAGCATAGAGTGACATGTCGCCTATCATCTCCTGGTCCTGTACCCCTAGTAAGTCAGTTATGGACAACATAAGGCATTTAAATGAAACAAATTTCCTTTTGTGCCATTCGCTTGGACCAGGCAAAGAAATTTGCTTACAATTAATGTTTCTTGTATTCTGTTTTGTGTTAATGTAAGGAAGTTTACGTTGTGTGCCGTCCTGTTACAGGGAGTATACACAATGCCCTATATAGGCTCCCAAATTGATCTTCGTGATTCGTCTGATGAAAATCACCCTGGAGCTGTTGCAATAGACTGTGAAAGAGTTGGTGGTGGAAGTGATGGATTGCTAGAACTTTGTGTAAGAGTATGCTTGGTTGATGAAGATGAGAATTTACTTTACCATGCATATGTACAACCTCCAATCCCTGTTACAAACTATAGGTACTTCAACCTTGTGTGATTGTTTTCCTTTACTGTGAAATAGAAAGGTGGATAAGGATATAAATATGCTGGGGTTGACTTTACTTGACATTTTTCAGACATGATATAACTGGGATAACAGAAGATGATCTTAGAGATGCGAGGCCCCTTAAAGAAGTTCAAGAGAAGATATTGCAAATTTTATACAATGGAGAATTCATGAGCAAAGTTAGATTGGACGGAGGGAAGGCCAGGTTTCTTGTTGGGCATGCATTAGCACATGATTTAGATTGCTTGAAAAATTAACTATCCATATCACATGCTGAGGTGGGTGTTTCTTCACTAACTTACTCAGTTATGCTCAATCATTCCAAAATTGTTCTTGATAACCATGTCATtcacttattttatttattttccccAGTGTTGTTAAATAGCGGATATAGCGGTGCTATAGCATAGGCATAGCGCTCTAAGGACTCACCACTAACCGCTATTTGCCACCATTTTCTGCTCTAAGGGCTTGAAATAGCGGATATATGTATTTATTGGAATTAACATCTTTGCTTATATTTTGTGTTGCAGAGACACTTCAATGTACCGTCCATTGATGAAAACAAACTTTGCTAGCCATTCACTCAAGTATCTTACCAGAACATATCTAGGGCAAGTCAATTTTCTCATGACGCTTTCAGTCTTGTGTTGGTTCTTCGAATTTTGAGTTTTCCTTTATATTTCACTTTATCTATCTTTTCCACTTATATGTATATTGACCTTCTGTTTGATTGAAGTTCATAAATTGACATAATGAGCTGCTATAGTAATCTGATCCTATATTGTTTTTAACTGACAACTTTGGCTTTACAGTTATGATATCCAATGCGGCACTTATGACCCATATGAAGATAGTATTTCTGCAATGAGGTTGTATAAGAAAAATGTGAGGTCAAAATCATCAGGGGAAAAACTGCGGAACATTGACTCCAAATAACAACTTTGTCGGCAAGTTTGATGGTTGGATATCTAAGGAACTTGACAACCTCACACCAGATGAACTCTTTGACATGTCAAAATCAGACTACAAGTGTTGGTGTTTGGATTTGAAACCAAGATTGGCAGCCTGATCTATTGATCATTGCTTCTGTTCATAGCATCATGTAGTAGTTCATATTTCTTTAGAAACTATGGAAATTGGAAGGGGGAAATTGTTTCGCAATGATCCTTTCTGTGTTTTTATCTTTCTATGCGTTAGTGTTATCCTCTAGGACAGAGAAAAGAAATTGTGTGTTCAATTGGAACATGAAAGGAGTTTGGAACATGAACATATGAGGTTTGATTCACTCAACCCCAGTTTTTCTTCAATCACATCTCCAATCACATTTTCGTCTTGTTTTTCGGTTTTAGCACAATTGTAGGTAAAATAGCATGTTGTTAGTAACTTGAAACTCTTGGTTCAAAGTTGTGGTGTTATTAGTGTTACGTTTAATTTGGCTTTGGAATCCAATCAAAGAAAATGCAATCACCTTTTAAACAGAATAAACCATACTTACTATTTTGGTTTAAATAACTAACAACATTgtgtttgtaagatcaagttttgatctagtagtacaactctatgttttgatgattacaagttaaccttttgatatgaacaattgtggtactctaacgtgtttttctgagtgtgctatttacaggctctgacctcaactcaatctcacacaaatcagaagcactgtgtataaagagcaacccaagcaacgctttcgcattcaccatgttcagtatgaacagtggaaaagcttcagaagttctgaagttatacaaactctgatgtggactcagtcactagaagctctgaagatccagaaagtctgataaccaagaaacactgaaggctcagatattctgatggtgtagaagactctgaagatccagaagctgaatagtggaaactctgatgtccagaagcaagatactctgaagaccatgttcttccctctgagttcagaatcagaagaaacaatggtcagaggatctgggctttccctctgactctgatcaaccggcttcacaagttccaatatgaagcattcccctgatcagaagtctcctaggtttaaaggtcaagtcgctatccaagtacaaaagcaactgtaccttcctgacgacctacctaacagtctcagacacagcagaagctggattttccagaactaccctccaacggtagcatttcccatgcaacactcaaccctaatccttggagtatataaagaggctgaagactgaaagaaacggctagaagcattcacatacgcgcaagacaaacttaaattcttctaagctttctttcatctgaaattcattgagtttactattagctttttagaagcaattctcttgtaaacaattctttgataaacagtttgtttagttcctttaggagatcaaggttgatcggatcctagagaagactaagagagtgaatcttagtgtgagctaagtcagtgtaattgttagtcacttgtaggtttcaagtgcagttgtaactcttacctgattagtggattgccttcattctaagaaggaagaaatcaccttaacgggtggactggagtagcttgagtgatttatcaagtgaaccaggataaaatccttgtgtgcttttctatctcttatctttagcacttaagttctcgaaagatttgtcaaaatctttaaggtggaagttttatactgaaaacgttattcaaaccccccctttctaccgtttttcataccttcaattggtatcagagcgcaagttctgattaccacacctaacagtgttcagtgatccgggccggtgtgaaaaacaatggctgccaccaccagtgaaactcaaagagatggttacaatgcaaagcctcctatgttcgacggtcaaaggttcgaatattggaaagatagactggaaagtttctttctgggtttcgatgcagatctctgggatattattgtggatggctacgagcgtccagttgatgcagatggcaagaagatcccaaggtcagagatgactgcagatcaaaagaagctgtactcacaacatcacaaagcaagagcaattcttctaagtgctatttcctatgaagagtacctgaagattacagatcgtgagtttgcgaaaggcattttcgaatctctgaagatgtctcatgaaggaaacaagaaagtcaaagagtcaaaggcattgtccttgatccaaaagtatgaatccttcatcatggagccaaatgagtccattgaagaaatgttctccagatttcagttgcttgtagctggcatacgacctctcaacaagagctacacaacaaaagatcatgtcataagggtcatcaggtgtcttcctgaaagttggatgcctttagtgacttcaatagagctcacgagagacgttgagaatatgagtttagaagaactcatcagcattttgaaatgccatgagctgaagcgctcagagatgcaagatctgaggaaaaagtccatagccttgaaatctaaatctgaaaaggctaaggttgagaagtcaaaagctcttcaaactgaagaagaggaatctgaagaagcatcagaagattctgatgaagatgagctgactctgatctccaagagactcaatcgcatctggaagcacaggcagagcaaatacaaaggctctggaaaggcaaaaggaaagtctgaatcgtcaggtcagaagaagtcctcacttaaggaagtcacatgctttgagtgcaaagaatcagggcactacaaaagtgactgtccaaaattgaagaaggacaagaagccaaagaagcacttcaagacaaagaagagtctgatggtgacatttgatgaatcagagtcagaggatgttgactctgatggtgaagtccaaggactcatggctattgtcaaaggcaaggaagcagagtcaaaggaagttgttgactctgactcagaatcagaaggaaatcctaactcagacgatgaaaatgaggtattcgcttctttctctacctctgaactgaaacatgcattgtctgatattatggataagtataactccttattgtctaagcataagaagctgaaaaagaacttatctgctgtctccaagactccttctgaacatgagaaaattatttctgatttgaaaaatgataatcatgccttgatcaattctaactctgtgcttaagaaccagattgctaagttagaagaaattgttgcctgtgatgcctctaattgtagaaatgaatctaagtatgaaaagtcttttcaaagattcctagctaaaagcgtggatagaagcttaatggcttcaatgatctatggcgtaagcagaaatggaatgcatggcattggctattctaaaccaattagaaatgagccctctgtgtctaaagctaaatccttgtatgaatgctttgttccctctggtaccatattgcctgattctgtacctgctaaagttgctaaaaaccctcttaaaaagggatctttctctatgactaaatatcatgcaaatattcctttaaaatatcatgttgagacacccaaggtgatcagaacctctgaggtaactaacaagagaggacccagaaagtgggtacctaaggacaagattatctatgttgcagatatccttgataactccactgaaacaccaatcatggtatctggacagtggatgctcgcgtcacatgacgggagaaaggcgtatgttccgagagctgaaacttaagcctggaggcgaagttggctttggaggaaatgaaaagggtaaaattgttggtactggtactatttgtgtagatagtagtccatgcattgataatgtgttattggtagacggcttaacacataacttattgtctataagtcaattagctgacaagggttatgatgttatattcaatcaaaagtcctgccgggctgtaagtcaaatcgatggctctgttctgtttaacagcaagaggaagaacaacatttataagatcagattatctgagttggaggctcagaatgtaaagtgccttctgtctattaatgaagagcagtgggtatggcatagacggttagggcatgccagtatgagaaagatttctcagctgagcaagctaaaccttgtcaggggcttacccaatctgaagttcgcttcagacgctcttcgtgaagcatgtcagaaaggcaaattcacaaaagtccctttcaaggcaaagaatgttgtctcaacctcaaggccgttagaacttctgcatatcgacctttttggaccagtgaaaactgagtctataggtggcaagagatatgggatggttatcgttgatgactatagccgctggacatgggtaaagtttctaacccgcaaggatgagtctcatgctgtgttctctaccttcattgctcaagtgcaaaacgagaaggcttgtaggattgtgcgtgtcagaagtgaccatggtggagagtttgagaatgacaagtttgagagtctgtttgattcctatggaattgcacatgatttctcttgtcccagaactcctcaacaaaatggtgttgttgagaggaagaacagaactcttcaggagatggctagaaccatgctccaagaaactggcatggctaagcacttttgggcagaggcagtaaatacagcatgttacattcagaacagaatctctgtgagaccaattctgaataagactccttatgaattgtggaagaacataaaacccaacatttcttattttcatccttttggcggtgtttgttatgttctcaatactaaggatagattgcataaatttgatgctaagtcttctaagtgtctattactcggttactctgagagatctaaaggttttagattttataatactgatgctaagactattgaagaatctattcatgttagatttgacgataagcttgactctgaccagtcaaagctagttgaaaagtttgcagatttaagcattaatgtttctgacaaaggcaaagctccagaggaagttgagccagaggaagatgaaccagaggaagaagctggtccctctaactcacaaactctgaagaagagcagaatcactgcagctcaccctaaggaattgattttgggcaacaaagacgaaccagtcagaaccagatctgccttcagaccctctgaagagaccttgctcagtctgaaaggattggtgtccttaattgaacccaagtccatagatgaagctcttcaggacaaggattggattctggccatggaagaagaattgaatcaattctccaagaacgatgtttggagcttagtgaagaagcctgagaatgtccatgttattggaacgaaatgggtattcagaaacaagctgaatgagaaaggagatgtagtcagaaacaaggcaaggctagttgctcaaggctacagccagcaggaaggaatagactacactgaaacatttgctccagtagcaagactggaggcaatcagactgttgatctctttctcagtaaatcacaacatagttctacatcagatggacgtgaagagtgccttcctaaatggttatatctcagaggaagtctatgttcatcaacccccaggttttgaagatgagaagaaaccagaccatgtgttcaaattgaagaaatcactctacggtctgaagcaagctcccagagcatggtatgagagacttagctcattccttctggagaatgagtttgtaaggggtaaagtagatacaactcttttttgcaagacttataaagatgatatcttaattgtgcaaatttatgttgatgatattatatttggttctgctaatcaatctctatgcaaagaattttctgagatgatgcaggctgaatttgagatgagtatgatgggagaattaaagtactttctgggaatacaagttgatcaaacaccagaaggaacatatatccatcagagcaagtacactaaagaacttctgaagaagttcaatatgctggaatctacagtggccaagactccaatgcatcctacatgcattctggagaaagaagataaaagtggtaaagtatgtcagaagctctatcgtggcatgataggttcacttctatacttaactgcatctaggccagacatactatttagtgttcatttatgtgctcgtttccaatcagatccaagggaaacccacttaactgctgttaagaggatcctaaggtatctgaaaggcaccactaaccttggcttgatgtataagaaaacatcagagtataagctttcaggttactgtgatgctgattatgctggagatagaacagagagaaaaagtacttctggaaattgtcaatttctgggaagcaatctagtctcatgggcaagcaagaggcaatcaaccattgcactatcaactgcagaggcagaatatatctcagcagcaatatgcagcactcagatgctctggatgaaacatcagctggaggattatcagatccttgagagcaatatcccaatctattgtgataacactgctgcaatctcattgagtaagaatcctatcttgcattcaagggcaaagcacattgaggtaaagtatcactttattagagattatgtacagaagggcgtacttcttctgaagtttgttgatactgaccatcaatgggcagatatctttacaaagcccttagcagaggatagatttaattttattctgaaaaatctaaacatggacttttgtccagagtgaagatggatcagaacctctgactatgatacttcttgatcagaagatgtctagtccagaaggtaactcaat from Lotus japonicus ecotype B-129 chromosome 2, LjGifu_v1.2 includes:
- the LOC130735156 gene encoding uncharacterized protein LOC130735156 → MDCDEDPPQNPAKRHKCSACYKQYKKKESLIEHMKASYHSVHQPRCGVCQKYCKSFKSLREHLFGPLPKGVCSKIFSK
- the LOC130735127 gene encoding RNA exonuclease 4-like, encoding MPYIGSQIDLRDSSDENHPGAVAIDCERVGGGSDGLLELCVRVCLVDEDENLLYHAYVQPPIPVTNYRHDITGITEDDLRDARPLKEVQEKILQILYNGEFMSKVRLDGGKARFLVGHALAHDLDCLKN